From a region of the Rhodococcus sp. 4CII genome:
- a CDS encoding acyl-CoA synthetase yields MLLRSLNPLAVARGDDIPDALRIGDATLSRGDVLGAATSVAERVARADRVAIFATPTVTTVLAVVGCLIAGVTAVPVPPDSGPAELEHILRDSGAQAWLGEAPPDPAGLPVVPVRVHARSWHSYPEPPESSIAFVLYTSGTTGPPKGVLISRKAIAAGLDALVDAWQWTGNDTLVQGLPLFHVHGLILGVLGPLRIGSRLVHTVKPTPSAYAAAEGTMYFGVPTVWSRIAGDPESARALSGARLLVSGSAPLPVPVFEKLQELTGHALIERYGMSETMLTLSTRADGERRPGWVGVPVRGVETRLRDEAGRDVPHDGESIGGLQVRGPMLFDGYLGRPDATAESFTDDGYFKTGDVAVIDPQGFHRIVGRESTDLIKSGGFRVGAGEVETSLLGHPSVREAAVVGVPDPDLGQRLVAFVVGDNVSETELIEHVATELSVHKRPREIRVVESLPRNAMGKVQKKQLF; encoded by the coding sequence GTGCTGCTGCGATCTCTGAATCCTCTGGCCGTCGCCCGGGGCGACGACATTCCCGACGCTCTCCGGATCGGCGACGCCACCCTGTCGCGCGGCGACGTGCTCGGTGCGGCGACGTCCGTGGCCGAGCGGGTGGCACGCGCGGATCGGGTCGCGATTTTCGCCACCCCCACCGTCACCACCGTCCTCGCGGTCGTGGGATGCCTCATCGCGGGCGTGACCGCGGTGCCGGTGCCGCCCGATTCCGGCCCGGCCGAACTCGAACACATCCTGCGTGATTCGGGTGCGCAGGCATGGCTGGGCGAGGCGCCGCCGGATCCGGCGGGACTGCCCGTCGTTCCGGTCCGCGTCCACGCCCGGTCGTGGCACAGCTACCCCGAACCACCCGAGTCGAGCATCGCGTTCGTGCTCTACACGTCCGGCACCACGGGACCGCCCAAGGGGGTCCTGATCAGTAGGAAGGCCATCGCCGCCGGCCTCGATGCCCTCGTGGACGCCTGGCAGTGGACCGGCAACGACACACTGGTGCAAGGACTTCCGCTGTTCCACGTCCACGGGCTCATCCTCGGTGTGCTGGGACCGCTGCGGATCGGCAGCCGCCTCGTCCACACGGTGAAGCCCACGCCGTCGGCGTACGCGGCGGCCGAGGGAACGATGTACTTCGGTGTCCCGACCGTGTGGAGTCGCATCGCCGGCGACCCCGAGTCGGCGCGTGCGCTGTCGGGTGCGCGACTGCTGGTGTCGGGCAGCGCCCCGCTGCCGGTGCCGGTGTTCGAGAAGCTGCAGGAGCTGACCGGGCACGCACTGATCGAGCGCTACGGCATGAGCGAGACGATGCTGACGCTCAGCACCCGGGCCGACGGCGAGCGTCGCCCGGGGTGGGTGGGTGTCCCGGTCCGCGGCGTCGAGACCCGGCTGCGGGACGAGGCCGGGCGGGACGTTCCGCACGACGGCGAGTCGATCGGCGGGCTGCAGGTACGGGGGCCGATGCTGTTCGACGGCTACCTCGGCAGGCCCGACGCGACGGCCGAGTCCTTCACGGACGACGGCTACTTCAAGACCGGCGACGTGGCCGTCATCGATCCGCAGGGGTTCCACCGCATCGTGGGCCGTGAATCCACGGACCTCATCAAGTCGGGCGGATTCCGGGTCGGGGCGGGGGAGGTGGAGACGTCGCTGCTCGGCCACCCGAGCGTGCGGGAAGCGGCGGTGGTCGGGGTTCCCGATCCGGACCTCGGCCAGCGGCTCGTGGCGTTCGTGGTGGGGGACAACGTCTCGGAGACCGAGCTGATCGAACATGTGGCCACCGAACTGTCGGTGCACAAGCGCCCCCGCGAGATCCGCGTGGTCGAGTCGCTTCCCCGCAATGCGATGGGCAAGGTGCAGAAGAAGCAACTGTTCTGA
- a CDS encoding substrate-binding and VWA domain-containing protein translates to MAGGRHSSAHQERSGRSPAFYAVCAAVVIGLVASVVVVIQAVRSWADECDQITDYTLAADPSIVPALDRILGDAKDTDLSCANVTVGAATSGDIAGRLGKGTDAPDLWIPDSGAWVGKAALTAAGPIEVMTGSIASSPVVLASREEDAPTSPTWLAALQIKDIQLGNPLVTGVAQAPINAALAEGQADPVSAGTVRAALVPLAQEESARTADEPIGEDMLQGVVDRGGVAVATEQSVLDFSDGDGARTIAATVPPSGSNFMNFPLVVTAPAPDRHYRATQVARAVADVLGGEGARGVLADHGFRGPDGSPLPDGRGVGKTTKLALEDESALQDALGGWALMALPIRTLVAIDVSASMEMPAGNRSRMDLTVDAALAGNAMFPDSVSAGLWAFSQGLGGGPQDYKEMVPIRRYDTVVDGVSQRQLMAQQATKVEGLIGGGTGLYDTTLAAFRTVQETYDPRAVNSVIILTDGANEDPDSVTRDQLMSILQRETDPARPVIIVTIGITDDADAATLAEISRVTGGSSYVAKDPADIANVFVNALAARGRR, encoded by the coding sequence ATGGCCGGAGGGCGTCATTCGAGCGCGCACCAGGAGCGGTCCGGTCGTTCGCCCGCCTTCTACGCGGTGTGCGCCGCAGTCGTGATCGGGCTGGTGGCCTCCGTGGTGGTCGTCATCCAGGCGGTGCGCTCCTGGGCAGACGAATGCGATCAGATCACCGACTACACCCTCGCCGCCGACCCGAGCATCGTTCCCGCCCTCGACCGAATTCTCGGTGACGCGAAGGACACCGACCTGAGCTGTGCGAACGTCACGGTCGGCGCCGCGACGTCCGGCGACATCGCGGGACGGCTGGGGAAGGGCACCGACGCCCCGGACCTGTGGATCCCCGACTCCGGCGCCTGGGTGGGCAAGGCGGCACTCACCGCGGCCGGTCCGATCGAGGTGATGACGGGGTCGATCGCGTCTTCGCCCGTCGTCCTGGCGTCGCGCGAGGAGGACGCGCCGACGTCGCCGACGTGGCTCGCGGCCCTCCAGATCAAGGACATCCAGCTGGGAAACCCCCTCGTGACCGGGGTCGCGCAGGCCCCGATCAACGCCGCGCTCGCCGAGGGGCAGGCCGATCCCGTGTCCGCGGGGACGGTGCGGGCCGCGCTGGTCCCGCTCGCGCAGGAGGAGAGCGCGCGGACCGCGGACGAGCCGATCGGCGAGGACATGCTGCAGGGCGTCGTCGACCGCGGCGGAGTCGCCGTGGCCACCGAGCAATCCGTGCTCGATTTCTCCGACGGCGACGGCGCGCGCACGATCGCCGCGACGGTGCCGCCGAGCGGCAGCAACTTCATGAACTTCCCCCTCGTGGTCACCGCGCCCGCGCCCGATCGGCATTACCGGGCGACGCAGGTGGCCCGTGCCGTGGCCGATGTCCTCGGCGGTGAGGGCGCGCGCGGTGTCCTCGCCGATCACGGGTTCCGCGGTCCGGACGGGAGTCCACTGCCGGACGGCCGCGGCGTCGGCAAGACCACCAAGCTCGCGCTCGAGGACGAATCGGCGCTGCAGGACGCGCTCGGCGGATGGGCGCTGATGGCACTTCCCATCCGCACACTCGTCGCGATCGACGTCTCGGCCTCGATGGAGATGCCTGCCGGAAACCGGTCCCGCATGGACCTCACGGTCGACGCGGCCCTCGCCGGCAACGCGATGTTCCCGGACAGCGTGTCGGCGGGACTGTGGGCGTTCTCGCAGGGGCTGGGCGGGGGACCGCAGGACTACAAGGAGATGGTCCCGATCCGCCGCTACGACACCGTGGTCGACGGTGTCTCGCAGCGGCAGCTGATGGCGCAGCAGGCGACCAAGGTGGAAGGGCTCATCGGCGGTGGCACCGGCCTGTACGACACGACGCTCGCCGCGTTCCGGACGGTGCAGGAGACGTACGATCCGCGCGCCGTGAACAGTGTGATCATCCTGACCGACGGCGCCAACGAGGACCCGGACTCCGTCACCAGGGACCAGCTGATGAGCATCCTGCAACGGGAGACGGATCCGGCGCGGCCGGTCATCATCGTGACGATCGGGATCACCGACGACGCCGACGCGGCCACGCTCGCCGAGATCTCCCGGGTGACGGGAGGGTCGAGCTACGTCGCCAAGGACCCCGCCGACATCGCGAACGTGTTCGTCAACGCGTTGGCGGCCCGAGGACGGCGATAG
- a CDS encoding rhomboid family intramembrane serine protease: MKTSGDGWTSAVLFAVVLVLATLLASTRIGEVRLSRPPRTAVVLWLLIAVPSLLQIVLPAVLDALERDPTQIRDHQWWRIVTSVAVQDGGLAGTVVNLLVLAWVAPLAVRVWGGIRAVLLFVASQVIFGLFTAFLFPSPGAGNSGATLALAASLAGLVVMQSQERRALAASGGIVLAGVLLVTIDDAHGWAVLTGALLGAALATVSPPPGDLEGRVRAL, encoded by the coding sequence GTGAAGACTTCGGGCGACGGATGGACCAGTGCGGTCCTCTTCGCCGTCGTCCTCGTGCTCGCCACGCTGCTCGCGTCGACCCGAATCGGAGAGGTCCGGCTCAGTCGTCCGCCGCGCACCGCGGTGGTGTTGTGGCTGTTGATCGCCGTGCCGTCGCTGCTGCAGATCGTGCTGCCCGCCGTCCTCGACGCCCTCGAGCGGGACCCCACCCAGATCCGGGACCACCAGTGGTGGCGGATCGTCACGTCGGTGGCGGTGCAGGACGGCGGACTCGCCGGAACGGTGGTGAACCTGCTCGTGCTCGCCTGGGTCGCGCCGCTCGCGGTCCGGGTCTGGGGCGGCATCCGCGCCGTTCTGCTGTTCGTGGCGAGCCAGGTCATCTTCGGTCTGTTCACCGCGTTTCTGTTTCCGTCGCCGGGGGCAGGAAATTCGGGTGCCACGCTCGCGCTGGCCGCGTCCCTCGCCGGTCTGGTCGTGATGCAGTCCCAGGAAAGGCGCGCCCTCGCAGCGAGCGGCGGAATCGTGCTCGCCGGCGTCCTGCTGGTGACGATCGACGACGCACACGGATGGGCGGTGCTGACCGGGGCCCTGCTCGGCGCAGCACTGGCCACCGTCAGTCCGCCGCCGGGAGACCTCGAGGGCCGCGTCCGCGCTCTGTGA
- a CDS encoding NADP-dependent oxidoreductase, whose amino-acid sequence MSVESIVQSTRIVLASRPDGAPTPDNFRLEAVNLPEPGEGEVLIRVIYLSLDPYMRGRMSDAESYADPVEIGEVMVGGTVGQVVESRHPDFATGDYVLAYAGWQSHAVVDGNQLRRLDPAAAPLSTAVGVLGMPGFTAYSGLLKIGQPKAGETVVVAAASGPVGSAVGQIAKRKGARAVGIAGGPEKCAYLLDELGFDAAVDHRSPNFAEELRAACPDGIDVYFENVGGTVAAAVLPLLNLYARVPVCGLIAQYNDTEAPEGPDRLPGFFSRVLVKSLTIRGFIQREFVSEMYADFQRDVSEWIREGRFAYREDIVDGIENAPAAFIGLLRGSNFGKLVVRVAEEN is encoded by the coding sequence GTGAGTGTGGAGAGCATCGTTCAGAGCACCCGGATAGTCCTCGCGTCGCGGCCGGACGGTGCGCCGACCCCCGACAACTTCCGATTGGAGGCCGTCAACCTGCCCGAGCCCGGCGAGGGTGAGGTGCTGATCCGCGTCATCTACCTGTCGCTCGACCCGTACATGCGCGGCCGGATGAGTGACGCCGAGTCGTACGCCGACCCGGTCGAGATCGGCGAGGTCATGGTCGGTGGCACGGTCGGACAGGTCGTCGAATCGCGACACCCGGATTTCGCCACCGGTGACTACGTGCTCGCATATGCGGGCTGGCAGTCGCATGCCGTGGTCGACGGCAACCAGCTCCGCAGACTCGACCCGGCCGCCGCACCGTTGTCGACCGCCGTCGGGGTCCTCGGCATGCCCGGTTTCACCGCTTACTCCGGCCTACTGAAGATCGGGCAACCCAAGGCTGGCGAGACGGTCGTCGTCGCGGCGGCCAGCGGTCCGGTCGGTTCGGCCGTCGGGCAGATCGCGAAACGGAAGGGTGCCCGGGCCGTCGGGATCGCCGGTGGCCCCGAGAAGTGCGCCTACCTGCTGGACGAACTCGGATTCGACGCCGCCGTCGACCACCGGTCCCCGAACTTCGCCGAGGAACTGCGTGCGGCGTGCCCCGACGGCATCGACGTGTACTTCGAGAACGTCGGCGGCACGGTGGCAGCGGCGGTGCTGCCGCTGCTCAATCTGTACGCGCGCGTTCCCGTGTGCGGCCTCATCGCGCAATACAACGACACCGAGGCACCCGAGGGCCCGGACCGGCTGCCCGGATTCTTCAGCCGGGTGCTCGTCAAGAGCCTGACGATCCGCGGATTCATCCAGCGCGAGTTCGTCTCCGAGATGTACGCCGACTTCCAGCGCGACGTGTCCGAGTGGATCCGGGAGGGGCGCTTCGCCTATCGCGAGGACATCGTCGACGGGATCGAGAATGCGCCCGCGGCGTTCATCGGACTGCTCCGGGGCAGCAATTTCGGCAAACTCGTCGTCCGGGTCGCCGAGGAGAACTGA
- a CDS encoding CdaR family transcriptional regulator: MTNHSSGAGSQILVDGRPASAPLRDTVTVARKLVRHFADNVTPCGSLPGEQLQSDVMDFTVVCLGLGIQMLDEGIGPTDADLAEVRNSSARWARDGFPLTLVLRILHEGIREAGDLVASNARTEDLPELLAIQKVMFSLLECVTVAATTSYVEELEAVNSERDGAAVNLVTALLSGRKAATAARHAGVELADEYVVLGLSIPSHPTEAVTHRRKTVVARQKLRRLQIELADASGGAALCSLSPDGGTLLLPGAPERAWMISLLDRIGAAAGVPLTATSTRVHTAGIPAAAEQVHELLDLADQLALPPGLYAMGDLALEYQLTRPGPGRTHLARLLDPLQGSPELIETLEVHIGHDLNRQRTAKKMHLHTNTVDYRLERVAQLTGCDPTRPSGLRQIQAALVARRLEVAHTQR; encoded by the coding sequence ATGACGAATCACAGTTCGGGGGCGGGCTCGCAGATCCTCGTCGACGGCAGGCCCGCGTCCGCTCCGCTCCGCGACACCGTGACGGTCGCTCGGAAACTCGTCCGGCACTTCGCCGACAACGTGACCCCGTGCGGTTCGCTTCCCGGCGAACAATTGCAGAGCGACGTCATGGATTTCACCGTGGTCTGCCTCGGCCTCGGCATCCAGATGCTCGACGAGGGCATCGGCCCGACGGACGCGGACCTCGCGGAGGTGCGCAACAGCTCGGCGCGCTGGGCCCGCGACGGATTCCCGCTGACACTCGTGCTCCGGATCCTCCACGAAGGCATCCGGGAGGCCGGCGACCTCGTGGCGTCGAATGCCCGGACGGAGGACCTCCCCGAACTGCTGGCCATCCAGAAGGTGATGTTCAGCCTGCTCGAATGCGTGACCGTGGCCGCCACCACCAGCTACGTGGAGGAACTCGAGGCCGTCAACAGCGAACGTGACGGCGCCGCGGTCAACCTCGTCACGGCGCTGCTCAGCGGGCGGAAGGCGGCGACCGCGGCCCGGCACGCGGGGGTGGAACTGGCCGACGAGTACGTGGTGCTCGGACTGTCGATACCCTCGCATCCCACGGAGGCGGTGACCCACCGGCGGAAGACCGTCGTCGCCCGGCAGAAGCTGCGGAGGTTGCAGATCGAACTGGCGGACGCCTCGGGTGGGGCGGCCCTGTGTTCGCTGAGCCCGGACGGCGGAACGCTGTTGCTGCCGGGGGCGCCGGAGCGGGCGTGGATGATCTCCCTGCTCGACCGCATCGGCGCGGCGGCCGGAGTTCCCCTCACCGCCACCTCGACCCGGGTGCACACCGCCGGGATCCCGGCAGCGGCGGAGCAGGTCCACGAACTCCTCGACCTGGCCGATCAACTCGCACTGCCGCCGGGCCTCTACGCGATGGGCGATCTGGCGCTCGAATACCAGCTCACCCGTCCCGGGCCGGGACGGACCCACCTGGCGCGACTCCTCGACCCGCTGCAGGGCTCACCCGAATTGATCGAAACGCTCGAGGTACACATCGGTCACGACCTCAACCGGCAGCGCACCGCGAAGAAGATGCATCTGCACACCAACACGGTGGATTACCGACTCGAGCGGGTGGCGCAGTTGACGGGCTGCGACCCGACCCGCCCGTCCGGGTTGCGGCAGATCCAGGCGGCGCTCGTGGCTCGCCGGCTCGAGGTCGCGCACACCCAGCGTTGA
- a CDS encoding proline dehydrogenase family protein yields the protein MKAPTVLANPLRPAILAAARSSRVKRAVTGAPVTRRLVDRFVAGESRESALVSVREILDSGRSVSIDFLGEDTRDATGAQATVDEYLALVADLGALPEAAEGKSGVRRLEVSMKLSALGQSLAGDGRRIATDNARTICAAADAAGLWVTVDAEDHTTTDSTLAIVRDLRTEFPWLGAVVQSYLRRTENDCRTLAGAGSRVRLCKGAYREPESVAFKDRAAVDASYLRCLEILMDGAGYPMVASHDPAVIDAVAPLVGRTGRAADAYEHQMLFGIRDLEQRRLANEDKQVRVYVPYGSQWYAYFMRRLAERPSNLRFFLRSVVTRD from the coding sequence ATGAAAGCGCCCACCGTCCTGGCGAATCCGCTGCGCCCGGCGATCCTCGCGGCGGCCCGGTCGTCGCGCGTCAAACGTGCCGTCACCGGCGCCCCGGTCACCCGGCGACTGGTCGACCGTTTCGTGGCGGGCGAGAGCCGGGAGTCGGCGCTGGTGTCGGTCCGGGAGATCCTCGACTCGGGCCGGTCGGTGTCCATCGACTTCCTCGGGGAGGACACCCGGGACGCGACGGGAGCGCAGGCGACCGTGGACGAGTACCTGGCGCTCGTCGCCGACCTCGGTGCCCTTCCCGAAGCGGCGGAAGGGAAATCGGGTGTTCGCCGGCTCGAGGTGTCGATGAAGCTGTCGGCGCTGGGGCAGTCGCTGGCCGGCGACGGCCGCCGGATCGCCACCGACAACGCGCGCACGATCTGCGCCGCCGCGGACGCCGCGGGCTTATGGGTGACCGTGGACGCCGAGGACCACACGACCACCGATTCGACGCTCGCGATCGTGCGGGACCTCCGCACCGAATTCCCGTGGCTCGGTGCCGTCGTGCAGTCGTATCTGCGCCGCACCGAGAACGACTGTCGCACCCTCGCCGGCGCCGGTTCGAGGGTCCGGTTGTGCAAGGGCGCGTACCGGGAACCCGAATCGGTCGCATTCAAGGACCGCGCCGCCGTCGACGCGTCGTACCTGCGATGCCTCGAGATACTCATGGACGGGGCCGGATACCCGATGGTGGCCTCACACGATCCCGCGGTGATCGACGCGGTCGCCCCCCTGGTCGGGCGCACGGGCCGCGCCGCGGACGCATACGAACACCAGATGCTGTTCGGGATCCGCGACCTCGAGCAACGTCGGCTCGCCAATGAGGACAAGCAGGTTCGGGTGTACGTGCCGTATGGCAGCCAGTGGTACGCGTACTTCATGCGGCGACTGGCCGAGCGCCCCTCGAACCTGCGCTTCTTCCTCCGTTCGGTGGTCACGCGGGACTGA